From the genome of Lotus japonicus ecotype B-129 chromosome 6, LjGifu_v1.2, one region includes:
- the LOC130724046 gene encoding replication protein A 70 kDa DNA-binding subunit C-like has protein sequence MASSVAIDPVVTLCPPNHNWRIKVRVVRLWIADGFAGENKPASMELILLDQHGGKIQATVRKLMFWKWGEQFVEGNVYIITFFHLIPNLGAYRPTDHAFRILFNPKTKIIPAESSIIPRWGFSPKDSAQLNDDGFQTEYLVDMIGLLTATSEERTYVKDDIVTKMMLLEISDDKGKLECALFGEYVQIVLDYLSSNPLEKPVVVLQLAKLKSFRGKNVLQNVMKASRIIFNPEVAEAESLMDRISGLNMQANQPVGHIISPNPSVPIFEDFMNNYPKKTICALNETTEDGLFIVYGTVVGLLQDDPWWYFTCKCHKAVTFDDGLYFCPGCCKHVMDVSARYKIKLEVFDGTDSGNFLLFDSDAHHLIKKSCKDMLGNLKDPKSAEITPLMEEQLVGKELLFKVEKKSNNFFQFDDSYCVKRICDDPSIIEAFKAISAAQTSNLARCPTPLTVVNSAGDKVAVEDPSESCVVLSPEVLTPSLGSDPSYVGSSANIFKRKADEDCKKPPTVPKLKMKNVKVEKK, from the exons ATGGCATCGTCTGTTGCAATTGATCCCGTTGTGACCCTGTGCCCTCCAAATCACAATTGGAGGATCAAAGTGAGAGTTGTTCGACTATGGATTGCTGATGGGTTTGCTGGGGAAAACAAACCTGCTTCAATGGAGTTGATTTTACTGGATCAACAT GGTGGAAAAATCCAAGCAACTGTGAGGAAGCTCATGTTTTGGAAGTGGGGTGAACAGTTCGTGGAAGGAAATGTTTATATCATTACATTTTTTCACTTGATCCCCAATTTGGGTGCCTATCGACCTACTGATCATGCTTTTAGGATTCTTTTTAATCCTAAAACTAAGATCATTCCAGCTGAGAGTAGCATTATCCCAAGGTGGGGATTTTCTCCGAAGGATTCTGCTCAACTTAATGATGATGGCTTCCAGACGGAATACTTAGTTG ATATGATTGGTTTGTTGACAGCTACCTCTGAGGAAAGGACTTATGTCAAGGATGACATTGTTACAAAGATGATGTTGCTTGAAATTAGTGATGACAA aGGAAAACTGGAGTGTGCCCTTTTTGGAGAGTATGTTCAGATTGTATTGGACTACCTTAGTTCTAATCCTTTGGAAAAGCCTGTTGTGGTTCTCCAGCTTGCAAAGCTTAAGTCATTTAGAg GTAAGAATGTTCTTCAGAATGTAATGAAAGCATCGAGGATTATCTTTAATCCTGAGGTTGCTGAAGCTGAATCTTTGATGGACCG CATATCTGGCCTTAATATGCAGGCCAATCAACCTGTGGGGCATATTATTTCTCCTAATCCTTCTGTTCCAATTTTTGAAGATTTTATGAACAACTATCCTAAGAAAACTATATGTGCTTTGAATGAAACTACTGAG GAtggattgtttattgtttatggaACTGTGGTTGGTTTGTTGCAAGATGATCCATGGTGGTATTTTACATGCAAGTGTCACAAAGCTGTGACTTTTGATGATGGATTATATTTCTGCCCCGGTTGCTGTAAGCATGTTATGGATGTTTCTGCAAG ATACAAGATTAAGCTTGAGGTGTTTGATGGCACTGATTCTGGAAATTTTCTGTTGTTTGACTCTGATGCTCATCATCTCATTAAGAAGTCTTGCAAGGATATGTTGGGAAATTTGAAG GATCCTAAATCTGCTGAGATTACTCCCTTGATGGAAGAACAATTGGTAGGGAAAGAATTGCTGTTTAAGGTGGAGAAGAAatctaataattttttccagTTTGATGACTCTTATTGTGTGAAGCGTATTTGTGATGATCCTTCTATTATAGAAGCCTTTAAGGCAATTTCTGCTGCCCAGACTTCAAATTTG GCTAGATGCCCCACTCCTTTGACTGTTGTTAATTCTGCTGGAGATAAGGTAGCAgttgaggacccctctgagtcCTGTGTGGTTTTATCCCCTGAGGTTCTAACCCCTTCTCTTGGTAGTGATCCTTCATATGTGGGAAGCTCTGCTAACATTTTCAAGAGGAAGGCTGATGAAG